One window from the genome of [Clostridium] celerecrescens 18A encodes:
- a CDS encoding glycoside hydrolase family 31 protein, which produces MKCLLAGQAVYGFGERFDALNQEGLVRENHVYETFTNQGASTYLPIPFALTDGGGGLYVDTMEKFTVFTEKTADGIVFTLPDQYDVRTFTGKPLEVLKEFTALTGRPRVPPDWAFGLWMSANRWDSQAVVEEVVEEAVRQGMKPAVVVIEAWSDEATFYRFDKERFPNPEGMIRDLHEKGIRLILWQIPVLKKLEPWRVCPEHEADCAEAVQKGYVVTNADGSPYLIPEGRWFGGSMIPDFTNPAACDWWFGKRQYLLDMGVDGFKTDGGEFVYDDGARFFDGRTGAQMKNGYAMVYTRAYTDFIKEDRMLFSRAGYTGAQTTPMHWAGDQQSTWEELRHVVTAGLNAGLSGLPFWGFDLAGFAGKMPSAELYLRSFCLACFAPVMQWHSEPASGQFSELLAASEEEINDRSPWNMAKVTGRPEIIDICRKFTKERERLLPYILKEASVSANTGRPLMAALVTDWPEDKEACAVDDEYMFGSQLLVAPVLEEGVIGRQVYLPKGNWSDYWTGEQTAGPCRLYKECRAGELLVWRLN; this is translated from the coding sequence ATGAAATGTCTACTTGCAGGTCAGGCTGTTTACGGATTTGGAGAACGGTTTGACGCATTGAATCAGGAGGGGCTGGTCCGCGAAAACCATGTATACGAAACCTTTACCAATCAGGGGGCTTCCACCTATTTGCCCATTCCCTTTGCATTGACAGACGGGGGAGGGGGCCTTTATGTGGACACAATGGAGAAGTTTACCGTATTCACGGAAAAGACCGCTGATGGGATCGTCTTTACGCTTCCGGACCAATACGATGTGCGGACATTTACGGGAAAGCCCCTGGAAGTTCTTAAAGAGTTTACAGCGCTTACGGGCCGGCCCAGAGTGCCGCCGGACTGGGCCTTTGGCCTTTGGATGTCTGCCAACCGATGGGATAGTCAGGCGGTGGTGGAAGAAGTGGTGGAGGAAGCTGTCAGGCAGGGGATGAAGCCTGCTGTGGTGGTAATCGAAGCCTGGAGCGATGAAGCTACCTTTTACCGCTTTGACAAGGAACGTTTTCCCAATCCGGAAGGGATGATCCGGGATCTTCACGAAAAAGGAATCCGCCTTATTCTCTGGCAGATACCGGTTTTGAAAAAGCTGGAGCCTTGGCGCGTCTGTCCGGAACATGAGGCGGACTGCGCAGAAGCGGTGCAAAAGGGCTATGTCGTTACCAATGCCGACGGATCCCCCTATCTGATTCCGGAGGGGCGCTGGTTCGGAGGTTCCATGATACCGGACTTCACCAACCCGGCTGCCTGTGACTGGTGGTTTGGGAAACGGCAATATCTGCTTGATATGGGAGTGGACGGCTTTAAGACCGACGGCGGTGAGTTTGTATACGACGACGGCGCCCGCTTTTTTGACGGACGGACCGGTGCCCAGATGAAAAATGGGTATGCCATGGTTTACACCAGAGCTTATACGGACTTTATAAAAGAAGACCGGATGCTTTTTTCAAGGGCCGGATATACGGGAGCTCAGACCACGCCTATGCACTGGGCCGGGGATCAGCAGTCCACTTGGGAAGAACTGCGCCATGTGGTGACGGCAGGTTTAAATGCCGGATTGTCGGGGCTGCCCTTCTGGGGCTTTGACCTGGCGGGCTTTGCCGGAAAAATGCCTTCCGCCGAATTGTATCTGCGATCCTTCTGCCTGGCCTGCTTTGCACCGGTCATGCAGTGGCACTCGGAGCCGGCTTCCGGCCAGTTTTCTGAGCTTCTGGCGGCTTCAGAAGAAGAAATCAACGACAGAAGTCCATGGAACATGGCTAAGGTGACAGGCAGACCGGAAATCATTGACATTTGCCGGAAATTTACAAAAGAAAGGGAGAGGCTGCTGCCTTATATTCTTAAGGAAGCAAGCGTAAGCGCAAATACGGGCCGCCCACTGATGGCCGCATTGGTGACTGACTGGCCGGAGGATAAGGAAGCATGCGCAGTGGACGACGAGTATATGTTCGGTTCGCAGCTTCTAGTGGCTCCGGTTTTAGAGGAAGGAGTGATAGGACGGCAGGTATATCTGCCAAAAGGAAATTGGAGCGATTATTGGACAGGAGAACAAACAGCGGGTCCATGCCGTTTGTACAAAGAATGCCGGGCGGGAGAACTTTTGGTCTGGCGACTGAACTAG
- a CDS encoding carbohydrate ABC transporter permease, with protein sequence MSRKAASGVLYHLTAVLLSAVTLLPFFWMLSTSFKNYGAIMALPIQWIPKNPTLKNFSDLFRKEGMTVSMLNSLVVSVSSVAVTIISSAMAAFAFAKLDFRGKNVIFLVYLATMMIPSQVLFIPLYLLMGELKLVDSLGALVLPSMFKVFAVFMLRQRMMTIPNVYMEAPAIDGAEIFTVFVRIICPMCKSSLATLAIICFMDAWNDYLLPLVMLTTKTKFTLPIILSSLNGQYKSEYNLLMAGALVSMLPILVVYAFAQKYFAAGLQVGGVKG encoded by the coding sequence GATGCTGTCCACTTCTTTCAAGAACTACGGAGCAATCATGGCTCTGCCCATACAGTGGATACCCAAAAACCCGACCCTTAAGAATTTCTCAGATTTGTTCCGCAAAGAGGGAATGACCGTTTCCATGCTTAATTCTCTTGTGGTCTCTGTCAGTTCCGTAGCCGTGACGATCATCAGTTCCGCTATGGCCGCTTTTGCCTTTGCGAAACTGGATTTTAGGGGGAAAAACGTTATTTTTTTGGTTTACCTGGCCACCATGATGATTCCTTCCCAGGTGCTGTTCATCCCCCTTTACTTACTTATGGGAGAACTGAAGCTGGTGGATAGTCTGGGAGCTTTGGTGCTGCCCAGTATGTTCAAGGTGTTTGCGGTGTTTATGCTGCGACAGCGTATGATGACGATTCCTAATGTCTATATGGAAGCGCCCGCCATTGACGGCGCGGAAATCTTTACTGTCTTTGTACGGATCATATGTCCCATGTGCAAGTCCAGCCTTGCCACTTTGGCAATTATCTGCTTTATGGACGCATGGAATGACTATTTACTGCCGCTGGTCATGCTGACCACAAAGACAAAGTTTACCCTGCCCATTATTCTAAGCTCCTTAAACGGGCAGTACAAAAGTGAATACAACTTACTTATGGCGGGAGCGCTGGTTTCCATGCTCCCGATCCTGGTGGTATATGCTTTTGCACAGAAGTATTTTGCAGCAGGATTACAGGTAGGAGGTGTGAAAGGATGA